The Microbacterium sp. KUDC0406 genome includes a window with the following:
- a CDS encoding GNAT family N-acetyltransferase, with protein sequence MTQDRYIVQHRPEESRYVLLDRGEDGAGDKEIGEESYVDVAVDGGTQRVLFHTGVSEEYSGRGLASVLVRAAVDDVVASGATIVPVCPYVKAWLPKHPEYDPHVVPAHREHLEAIKAQERG encoded by the coding sequence ATGACCCAGGACCGCTACATCGTGCAGCACCGCCCCGAGGAGTCGCGGTACGTGCTGCTCGACCGCGGCGAGGACGGCGCCGGTGACAAGGAGATCGGCGAGGAGTCCTACGTCGACGTCGCTGTGGACGGCGGCACGCAGCGCGTGCTGTTCCACACCGGCGTCTCGGAGGAGTACTCCGGCAGAGGCCTCGCCTCGGTGCTGGTCCGCGCGGCCGTGGACGACGTCGTCGCCTCCGGCGCGACGATCGTGCCGGTCTGTCCCTACGTGAAGGCGTGGCTGCCGAAGCATCCGGAGTACGACCCTCACGTCGTGCCGGCGCACCGGGAGCATCTCGAGGCGATCAAGGCACAGGAGCGGGGCTGA
- a CDS encoding FAD-dependent oxidoreductase, with the protein MLNSTELAVTTDDLQAPIVSRSDVVVVGGGPAGVAAAVTAARSGVSVTLIERYPSLGGLAAGGMVLVLDDMINGQEITVTGIVSEYIERLQKLGLAVVPPKEDRRQSQELWNKWGRWGTFDFHSHTQPKPVCYAAAFDPDGWKRVSNDLVREAGVKLALHSVFSRPIVDGGVMKGVIVETKAGPQAYLADIVIDTTGDIDVASRAGADYTQGSYLTTLVFRLGGVDTARAEEFEQQDPKAARAINRKAKRILGGAWELWWLKTPLPGVVWCNAPHMRGFDGTDPISLTEAEFTARDRIAEAVDYVRENLPGFENAYVLDTAPQMGVRQTRLLQGEYVMTKDDVVQRRHFADSVARGRDYYYPYRSLLPKNVDQLLVAGRHYSATSEAQKSSREIPPCMAMGQATGVAAALALSQGRLVRDVDAVEIQAGMRRHNADPGDRPSANATIIEEALV; encoded by the coding sequence ATGTTGAACAGCACCGAACTCGCCGTCACCACCGACGACCTGCAGGCGCCGATCGTCTCCCGCTCCGACGTCGTCGTCGTGGGCGGAGGCCCGGCCGGAGTCGCCGCGGCCGTCACCGCCGCCCGCTCCGGCGTGTCCGTCACCCTCATCGAGCGCTATCCCTCCCTCGGCGGGCTCGCCGCCGGGGGCATGGTCCTCGTCCTCGACGACATGATCAACGGCCAGGAGATCACCGTCACCGGCATCGTGTCCGAGTACATCGAGCGCCTTCAGAAGCTCGGTCTCGCCGTCGTCCCGCCCAAGGAGGATCGCCGGCAGTCGCAGGAGCTGTGGAACAAGTGGGGCCGCTGGGGCACCTTCGACTTCCACAGCCACACCCAGCCCAAGCCCGTCTGCTACGCCGCGGCGTTCGACCCGGACGGCTGGAAGCGGGTCTCGAACGACCTCGTCCGTGAGGCAGGGGTGAAACTCGCGCTGCACTCGGTGTTCTCCCGCCCCATCGTCGACGGCGGCGTCATGAAGGGCGTGATCGTGGAGACGAAGGCAGGGCCGCAGGCCTACCTCGCCGACATCGTCATCGACACCACCGGCGACATCGACGTGGCATCCAGAGCCGGTGCGGACTACACCCAGGGCAGCTATCTCACGACCCTCGTCTTCCGACTCGGCGGTGTCGACACGGCGCGCGCAGAGGAGTTCGAGCAGCAGGACCCGAAGGCGGCGCGGGCGATCAACCGCAAGGCCAAGCGCATCCTCGGCGGAGCATGGGAGCTGTGGTGGCTGAAGACCCCGCTTCCGGGCGTCGTCTGGTGCAACGCCCCGCACATGCGGGGATTCGACGGCACCGATCCGATCTCGCTGACCGAGGCGGAGTTCACCGCACGCGACCGCATCGCCGAGGCCGTGGACTACGTCCGCGAGAACCTGCCCGGCTTCGAGAACGCCTATGTCCTCGACACCGCGCCGCAGATGGGCGTGCGGCAGACCCGTCTGCTGCAGGGTGAGTACGTGATGACCAAGGATGACGTCGTGCAGCGCCGCCACTTCGCGGACAGCGTCGCCCGCGGCCGCGACTACTACTACCCCTACCGCTCGCTGCTGCCGAAGAACGTGGATCAGCTGCTGGTCGCCGGCCGCCACTACTCGGCGACGTCGGAGGCGCAGAAGTCGTCCCGCGAGATCCCGCCGTGCATGGCGATGGGACAGGCGACGGGCGTCGCCGCAGCGCTGGCGCTGTCGCAGGGCAGGCTCGTCCGCGACGTCGACGCCGTCGAGATCCAGGCGGGCATGCGCCGGCACAACGCCGATCCCGGCGATCGTCCCTCTGCCAACGCGACGATCATCGAGGAGGCCCTGGTATGA
- a CDS encoding aldehyde dehydrogenase family protein, which yields MTTPALAKHLIGGSLLGDPEKERRNPAHPGEVAVLSPSGSAAEVDTAISAAVAAQPAWARMPLPARGAILLKAAEILRERTPQVAADLVREEGKTIAEATGEVGRAIGVLQFFGSLGWASTGSIFGSAIPGTTVTTRREPIGVVGLITPWNFPIAIPAWKTAPALISGNAVVMKPAELTPMSATHLAVALHEAGLPDGVFNVVHGSGRIVGDAIARDPRIGALSFTGSTAVGLGLEKTLQARRARVQLEMGGKNGVLVVDDADARRAAQVVAAGGFSLTGQACTATSRVYVTPGIREAFLHELVDLAGGYAPGDGLDAATTMGPVVSEDQLRNDVSAVQGALDGGARLLTGAADADGLNFAPVVAVDVDHSAPIATDEIFGPVVAVIDVPDYEAGLAALNDSPYGLTAGICTTSLKHASDFADRVQAGVVKVNRPTSGLDLHVPFGGVKESSSNTFREQGHTATQFYTWEKTTYTGVE from the coding sequence ATGACCACTCCCGCACTCGCGAAGCACCTCATCGGCGGATCGCTCCTCGGCGACCCGGAGAAGGAGCGCAGGAACCCGGCGCATCCCGGCGAAGTGGCGGTGCTCTCGCCGTCGGGTTCCGCAGCCGAGGTCGACACCGCGATCAGCGCGGCCGTCGCCGCGCAGCCCGCCTGGGCCCGGATGCCCCTCCCCGCGCGCGGTGCGATCCTGCTCAAGGCGGCGGAGATCCTCCGGGAGAGGACGCCGCAGGTCGCCGCCGATCTCGTGCGCGAAGAGGGCAAGACGATCGCCGAGGCGACCGGCGAGGTCGGGCGAGCGATCGGCGTGCTGCAGTTCTTCGGCTCGCTCGGATGGGCGTCCACCGGGAGCATCTTCGGCAGCGCCATCCCGGGCACGACGGTGACGACGCGCCGCGAGCCGATCGGCGTCGTCGGCCTCATCACGCCGTGGAACTTCCCGATCGCGATCCCGGCCTGGAAGACGGCTCCCGCGCTGATCAGCGGGAATGCCGTCGTCATGAAGCCCGCCGAGCTGACCCCCATGTCTGCGACGCATCTCGCGGTCGCGCTGCACGAGGCGGGCCTGCCGGACGGGGTGTTCAACGTCGTGCACGGCAGCGGGCGCATCGTCGGCGACGCCATCGCGCGCGACCCCCGCATCGGTGCGCTGTCGTTCACGGGTTCCACCGCGGTGGGACTCGGGTTGGAGAAGACGCTGCAGGCGCGCCGCGCCCGCGTCCAGCTGGAGATGGGCGGGAAGAACGGAGTGCTCGTGGTCGACGACGCCGACGCCCGCCGTGCCGCGCAGGTGGTGGCGGCGGGTGGCTTCTCGCTGACCGGCCAGGCCTGCACTGCGACGTCGCGCGTCTACGTGACCCCGGGCATCCGCGAGGCCTTCCTGCATGAGCTCGTGGATCTGGCGGGCGGCTACGCGCCGGGTGACGGGCTGGACGCGGCGACCACGATGGGCCCGGTGGTGAGCGAAGACCAGCTGAGGAACGATGTCTCGGCCGTGCAGGGGGCGCTGGACGGCGGCGCGCGTCTGCTCACCGGGGCAGCGGATGCCGACGGCCTGAACTTCGCTCCCGTCGTCGCCGTCGACGTCGACCACTCCGCGCCCATCGCCACGGACGAGATCTTCGGGCCCGTCGTCGCCGTGATCGACGTCCCCGACTACGAGGCCGGCCTCGCCGCGCTGAACGACTCGCCCTATGGCCTCACCGCCGGCATCTGCACGACCTCTCTGAAGCACGCGAGCGATTTCGCGGATCGTGTGCAGGCCGGAGTCGTGAAGGTGAACCGTCCGACATCCGGGCTCGACCTTCACGTGCCCTTCGGCGGCGTCAAGGAGTCTTCCTCGAACACGTTCCGCGAGCAGGGGCACACCGCCACCCAGTTCTACACCTGGGAGAAGACCACCTACACCGGAGTGGAGTGA
- a CDS encoding helix-turn-helix domain-containing protein, whose translation MGTTSTSSGPAVADLLEGIGDTVRSLRKKKKLTLAELADATGLSPAIISQLERGLANPSFTTLAQLAHGLDIPVGRLLPSHQSTKSPVVRREERRDLRGATPEGMGSAVYELLVPDLNGALEAHWVVSGPGHDTSATPFTHGGEEFGLIISGQKEVCVDGELFLLNAGDSIRFDSTKPHWFRNTSSEQCVAVWVNTPPTW comes from the coding sequence ATGGGTACGACGTCCACATCGTCCGGGCCGGCGGTCGCCGACCTCCTCGAGGGCATCGGCGACACGGTCCGCTCGCTGCGCAAGAAGAAGAAGCTCACGCTCGCGGAGCTCGCCGACGCCACGGGGCTGAGCCCCGCGATCATCAGTCAGCTCGAACGCGGCCTGGCGAACCCGTCGTTCACCACACTCGCGCAGCTGGCGCACGGCCTGGACATCCCGGTGGGCCGACTGCTGCCATCGCACCAGTCGACGAAATCGCCGGTGGTGCGCCGGGAGGAGCGGCGCGATCTGCGCGGAGCGACTCCGGAAGGGATGGGCAGCGCGGTGTACGAGCTCCTCGTGCCAGACCTCAACGGAGCGCTCGAAGCCCACTGGGTCGTCTCCGGCCCGGGGCACGACACCAGCGCAACGCCGTTCACCCACGGCGGCGAGGAGTTCGGCCTCATCATCTCGGGGCAGAAGGAGGTCTGCGTCGACGGAGAGCTCTTCCTGCTCAACGCCGGCGATTCCATCCGCTTCGACTCCACCAAGCCGCACTGGTTCCGCAACACCTCGTCCGAGCAGTGCGTCGCCGTCTGGGTCAACACGCCTCCGACCTGGTGA
- a CDS encoding SDR family oxidoreductase produces the protein MDLGLRGRTAFVGASTAGLGRAVAEALGREGANVVITGRRGAQAVAIAADLPSAIGLEVDLLDRNSRGAAIAAAEQAFGPIDILVINGPGPKASPAAGLTAADVETAFAQLVAPGQDLVARTLPAMRARRWGRILAIGSSGVAAPLDNLASSNLGRAALAGYLKTLAGEVAGDGVTVNLLLPGRMATDRVAALDTATAARMGLDVDEVRQRSEQSIPAGRYGDPAEFGAAGAFLCSAPASYITGIALRCDGGLVRSL, from the coding sequence ATGGACCTCGGACTGCGCGGTCGCACGGCGTTCGTCGGCGCCTCGACGGCCGGCCTCGGTCGCGCCGTCGCGGAGGCCCTCGGCCGGGAGGGCGCGAATGTCGTCATCACCGGCCGACGGGGAGCGCAGGCCGTCGCCATCGCCGCCGACCTTCCCTCTGCGATCGGCCTGGAGGTCGACCTGCTCGATCGGAACTCCCGCGGTGCGGCGATCGCGGCCGCCGAGCAGGCGTTCGGCCCCATCGACATCCTGGTCATCAACGGTCCAGGACCGAAGGCCTCACCGGCCGCCGGCCTCACCGCGGCGGACGTCGAGACCGCCTTCGCCCAGCTGGTCGCTCCGGGGCAGGACCTGGTGGCCCGCACGCTTCCCGCGATGCGGGCCCGGCGATGGGGACGGATCCTCGCGATCGGCTCCAGCGGGGTCGCGGCGCCGCTGGACAACCTCGCCTCCTCGAACCTCGGCCGGGCCGCGCTCGCCGGCTACCTCAAGACCCTGGCCGGCGAAGTCGCCGGCGACGGCGTCACCGTGAACCTGCTGCTCCCCGGCAGGATGGCCACCGACCGGGTCGCAGCGCTCGACACGGCGACCGCGGCCCGCATGGGCCTGGACGTCGACGAGGTCCGGCAGCGCTCGGAGCAGAGCATCCCTGCCGGGCGGTACGGCGACCCCGCCGAGTTCGGCGCGGCTGGTGCGTTCCTGTGCAGCGCCCCGGCCTCCTATATCACCGGCATCGCCCTGCGATGCGACGGCGGACTCGTCCGTTCGCTGTGA
- a CDS encoding CoA transferase: protein MHPDAGRFRRRRDQGGAPRGGDLSRTGVLADTGGDNPVFLALNRNKRGIVVDLTTTAGREAVTDLIRSADVVVSNFRPGVMERLGFGADAVAELNPRAIWACGSGFGSSGPYAHKGGQDILGQSYSGVMKRLADPSYPVTIYATPIADYTAGLHLVQGILLALLHRERTGVGQSVEVSLYNSMLAMQMQEATTRLMFDQELNWALMPLSGCFPTSDAEIVIIGAFKENPLADICRALDLPDLSAEERFGTLDELKQNRREIRGIIGDRLREDTAAHWLAALEREDVLCGPVRTLTEALQDPQTAHNGMILEFEDQDGRTVRTIAPPITLSDVPALVRHAPPRLGEHSEEILRELGYDDARISTMKTDKSIQ, encoded by the coding sequence CTGCACCCAGATGCTGGGCGATTTCGGCGCCGACGTGATCAAGGTGGAGCGCCCCGGGGCGGAGACCTGTCCCGAACAGGAGTCCTCGCGGACACGGGTGGCGACAATCCCGTCTTCCTCGCCCTCAACCGCAACAAGCGGGGGATCGTCGTGGACCTCACCACCACCGCGGGGCGGGAGGCGGTCACCGACCTCATCCGGAGCGCGGATGTCGTGGTGAGCAATTTCCGCCCGGGCGTCATGGAGCGTCTCGGCTTCGGGGCGGACGCCGTCGCCGAGCTGAACCCTCGGGCGATCTGGGCGTGCGGATCCGGATTCGGCTCGTCCGGTCCCTACGCGCACAAGGGCGGGCAGGACATCCTCGGGCAGTCCTATTCAGGAGTCATGAAGCGCCTCGCGGATCCCTCGTACCCGGTGACCATCTATGCGACACCCATCGCCGATTACACCGCCGGACTCCATCTCGTTCAGGGCATCCTGCTCGCGCTGCTGCACCGCGAGCGCACGGGCGTCGGCCAGAGTGTCGAGGTGAGCCTGTACAACTCGATGCTGGCCATGCAGATGCAGGAAGCCACCACACGATTGATGTTCGACCAGGAGCTCAATTGGGCGCTGATGCCCCTGAGCGGCTGCTTTCCGACCAGCGATGCGGAGATCGTCATCATCGGCGCCTTCAAAGAGAACCCGCTGGCGGACATCTGTCGAGCGCTCGACCTCCCGGACCTCTCCGCCGAGGAGCGCTTCGGCACGCTCGACGAGCTCAAGCAGAACCGCCGGGAGATCCGCGGCATCATCGGCGATCGCCTGCGAGAGGACACCGCCGCGCACTGGCTCGCCGCCCTGGAACGCGAAGACGTCCTGTGCGGCCCCGTCCGCACACTGACCGAGGCGCTCCAGGATCCGCAGACCGCGCACAACGGGATGATCCTCGAGTTCGAGGATCAGGACGGTCGCACCGTCCGCACGATCGCACCGCCGATCACCCTGTCGGATGTGCCGGCACTCGTCCGCCACGCACCGCCGAGGCTCGGCGAGCACTCGGAGGAGATCCTCCGAGAACTCGGGTACGACGACGCCAGAATCAGCACCATGAAGACAGACAAGTCGATTCAGTGA
- a CDS encoding enoyl-CoA hydratase-related protein, producing the protein MTENTERIDEVRLTIDERRVATVTIDRQHVLNAVDGRTLARLNEIWTQLESDESIRAVVITGAGDRAFCAGADMTASSVEKTGVEYWADYDPNGFGGLSLRSTLDVPVIAKVNGYALGGGMEIVLGADIVVASENAQFALPEPRVGRLALDGGIPKLVRRIPHTQAMGMLLTGRKAPAAEMAQFGLVNEIAPHDELSDAVERWVAQILLCAPTSVRAVKQMVNRTAHLTAAEARDARLPALMTSLASSEQDEGVRAFQEKRLPSWAATS; encoded by the coding sequence ATGACCGAGAACACGGAACGGATCGACGAGGTCCGCCTGACGATCGACGAGCGGCGGGTGGCGACGGTCACGATCGACCGCCAGCACGTGCTCAATGCGGTGGACGGCCGCACCCTCGCACGTCTCAACGAGATCTGGACGCAGCTGGAATCCGACGAGTCGATCCGCGCGGTGGTCATCACCGGCGCGGGCGATCGTGCGTTCTGCGCCGGTGCCGACATGACGGCGAGCAGCGTCGAGAAGACCGGTGTGGAGTACTGGGCGGACTACGACCCGAACGGCTTCGGCGGCCTCAGTCTTCGGAGCACGCTCGACGTGCCCGTCATCGCCAAGGTCAACGGGTACGCACTCGGCGGCGGCATGGAGATCGTGCTGGGCGCCGACATCGTCGTCGCCTCCGAGAACGCGCAGTTCGCTCTGCCGGAGCCACGAGTCGGCCGGCTGGCGCTGGACGGCGGGATACCGAAGCTGGTGCGCCGCATCCCCCATACCCAGGCCATGGGCATGCTGCTCACCGGCCGCAAGGCGCCCGCGGCGGAGATGGCGCAGTTCGGGCTGGTGAACGAGATCGCTCCCCACGACGAGCTGTCCGATGCCGTGGAGCGCTGGGTCGCGCAGATCCTCCTCTGCGCACCGACCTCGGTCCGCGCGGTCAAGCAGATGGTCAACCGCACCGCCCACCTCACGGCGGCCGAAGCACGGGACGCCCGGCTGCCCGCGCTGATGACCTCGCTCGCTTCCTCGGAGCAGGACGAGGGCGTTCGGGCATTCCAGGAGAAGCGTCTTCCGTCATGGGCGGCCACCTCATGA
- a CDS encoding glycosyltransferase has translation MEPATPAARPLTILIGCDTFYPDINGAARFAERLAAGLVERGHDVHVVAPNTRYRRSEARTEVIEGQPLTMHRLPSVRWLPHDWLRFVWPWRSKHYARKVLSEVQPDVVHIQSHIVIGRGLARIARQRGIPIVATNHVMAENILDHTTMPDFVNRPVLKLAWDDAERTLHMARAVTTPTRKAADFLEKTIDVTGVVPVSCGIDRRNYTPVLAPRTKNRMLFVGRLTGEKQVDVVLRAMAQLDPALDVHFDIAGGGDQRKNLEHLAEKLGLSERVTFHGRVSDEELRDLYSRASVFVIASIAELQSIVTMEAMASALPVVGADAVALPHLVHDGENGYLFEPGNVDDLAEKITRVLTATPEEYERLQRASLDGVAVHDINRTLDTFEALYRDEPLPA, from the coding sequence GTGGAGCCGGCGACCCCGGCAGCCCGCCCGCTGACCATCCTCATCGGCTGCGACACGTTCTATCCCGACATCAACGGGGCCGCCCGCTTCGCCGAACGGCTCGCCGCCGGCCTGGTCGAGCGCGGGCACGACGTGCACGTCGTCGCGCCGAACACCCGCTACCGCCGCTCCGAGGCCCGCACCGAGGTCATCGAGGGGCAGCCCCTGACCATGCACCGGCTGCCGTCGGTGCGCTGGCTGCCGCACGACTGGCTGCGGTTCGTCTGGCCGTGGCGCTCGAAGCACTACGCCCGCAAGGTGCTCAGCGAAGTGCAGCCCGACGTGGTGCACATCCAGTCGCACATCGTGATCGGCCGCGGGCTCGCCCGCATCGCTCGGCAGCGCGGCATCCCGATCGTCGCGACCAATCACGTCATGGCCGAGAACATCCTCGACCACACGACCATGCCGGACTTCGTCAACCGCCCGGTGCTGAAGCTGGCCTGGGACGACGCCGAGCGCACGCTGCACATGGCTCGCGCGGTGACGACGCCCACGCGCAAGGCCGCGGACTTCCTCGAGAAGACGATCGACGTCACCGGCGTGGTGCCGGTCTCGTGCGGCATCGACCGGCGCAACTACACTCCTGTGCTCGCTCCGCGCACGAAGAACCGGATGCTGTTCGTGGGCCGGCTCACCGGTGAGAAGCAGGTCGACGTGGTGCTGCGCGCGATGGCGCAGCTCGACCCCGCGCTCGACGTGCACTTCGACATCGCCGGAGGCGGCGACCAGCGCAAGAACCTCGAGCACCTCGCCGAGAAGCTCGGCCTGTCCGAGCGCGTCACCTTCCACGGCCGGGTGAGCGATGAGGAGCTGCGCGACCTCTACTCCCGGGCATCCGTCTTCGTGATCGCGTCGATCGCCGAACTGCAGTCGATCGTCACGATGGAGGCGATGGCCTCGGCACTGCCGGTGGTCGGGGCGGATGCCGTGGCGCTGCCGCACCTGGTGCACGACGGCGAGAACGGGTACCTGTTCGAGCCCGGGAACGTCGACGACCTCGCCGAGAAGATCACGCGCGTGCTCACCGCGACTCCGGAGGAGTACGAGCGGCTGCAGCGCGCGTCGCTCGACGGCGTCGCGGTGCACGACATCAACCGCACTCTCGACACCTTCGAGGCGCTCTACCGCGACGAGCCGCTCCCCGCGTAG
- a CDS encoding arylsulfatase, producing MTKEFQGKIELDVRDSVADWAPYEPTRAPEGSPNILVILYDDTGMASWSPYGGRINMPTLDRLAANGLTYTQWHTTALCSPTRSTFLTGRNHHVNGMGNIMEGTNGFPGLSGHIPASCATIGQVLQKNGYSTFWVGKNHNVPEEDISTGGSKEQWPLAQGFDRFYGFIGGETNNWYPDLVEDNHFIEPPYTPEEGYHLSKDLADQTIRLIRDQNASNPSKPWYTWFCPGANHAPHHAPKDYIDKYKGVFDDGYDAYREWVLGRMVERGILPADTALTPINPMPEDQANAADFVKPWDTLSDDEKRLFARMAEVFAGFSEYTDVQIGRIIDYLEESGQLDNTLIFYCADNGASGEGSPDGSVNENKFFNGFPDDLKENLDKIGVLGGPETYNHYPTGWATAFSTPFQMFKRYSQFSGGTCDPMIIHWPAGITAKGEIRHQYHHSTDIVATVLDVIGVEMPDVFRGVEQRPLDGVSMRYSFDATPDAPTEKKVQYYAMLGTRRIWKDGWKAAAIHAPLTGHGRFDEDRWELYHVAEDRSESKDLAAEHPEKLQELIDAWFEEAEKNNVLPLDDRSARDQLTIERPQAEPPRTRYIYYPDTTAVAESVAVNVRGRSYKIIADVVLEEGAEGVLFAHGSRFGGHSLFIKDNRLNYVYNFLGIPPEQTFTSEPLAPGKHALGVEFIRESAGEHGESIGTAKLYVDDQVAASGPMRAQVGKFTLAGDGLCIGYDSGDAVSGQYSDGFPFTGGKLLGVGVDVSEEQYLDLELEALAALARE from the coding sequence ATGACCAAGGAATTCCAGGGGAAGATCGAGCTCGACGTCCGCGACTCCGTCGCGGACTGGGCACCCTACGAACCCACCCGCGCACCGGAGGGCTCGCCCAATATCCTCGTCATCCTCTACGACGACACCGGCATGGCATCGTGGTCGCCCTACGGCGGTCGGATCAACATGCCCACCCTCGACCGCCTGGCGGCGAACGGGCTGACCTACACCCAGTGGCACACCACCGCGCTGTGCTCGCCGACGCGGTCGACCTTCCTCACCGGACGCAACCACCACGTCAACGGCATGGGCAACATCATGGAGGGCACGAACGGATTCCCGGGGCTCTCCGGCCACATCCCGGCGTCGTGCGCCACGATCGGACAGGTGCTGCAGAAGAACGGCTACTCCACGTTCTGGGTCGGCAAGAATCACAACGTGCCCGAAGAGGACATCTCCACCGGCGGCAGCAAGGAGCAGTGGCCGCTCGCGCAGGGCTTCGACCGCTTCTACGGCTTCATCGGCGGCGAGACGAACAACTGGTACCCCGACCTCGTCGAGGACAACCACTTCATCGAGCCGCCGTACACGCCCGAGGAGGGCTACCACCTCTCGAAGGATCTCGCCGACCAGACGATCCGCCTGATCCGCGACCAGAACGCTTCGAACCCGTCCAAGCCCTGGTACACCTGGTTCTGCCCCGGCGCGAACCACGCGCCGCACCACGCGCCCAAGGACTACATCGACAAGTACAAGGGCGTCTTCGACGACGGCTACGACGCCTATCGGGAGTGGGTGCTCGGCCGCATGGTCGAACGCGGCATCCTGCCGGCCGACACGGCGCTGACGCCGATCAACCCGATGCCGGAGGACCAGGCGAACGCGGCCGACTTCGTCAAGCCGTGGGACACGCTCTCGGATGACGAGAAGCGCCTGTTCGCCCGCATGGCCGAGGTCTTCGCCGGCTTCAGCGAGTACACCGACGTGCAGATCGGCCGCATCATCGACTACCTGGAGGAGTCCGGTCAGCTCGACAACACGCTGATCTTCTACTGCGCCGACAACGGAGCCTCCGGCGAGGGCTCACCCGACGGCTCGGTCAACGAGAACAAGTTCTTCAACGGGTTCCCCGACGACCTGAAGGAGAACCTCGACAAGATCGGCGTGCTGGGCGGCCCCGAGACGTACAACCACTACCCCACCGGGTGGGCGACGGCGTTCTCGACCCCGTTCCAGATGTTCAAGCGGTACTCGCAGTTCTCGGGCGGCACGTGCGATCCGATGATCATCCACTGGCCCGCCGGCATCACGGCCAAGGGCGAGATCAGGCACCAGTACCACCACTCCACCGACATCGTCGCGACCGTGCTGGATGTGATCGGCGTCGAGATGCCCGACGTGTTCCGCGGTGTCGAGCAGCGCCCGCTGGACGGCGTCTCGATGCGGTACTCGTTCGACGCGACGCCGGACGCTCCGACCGAGAAGAAGGTGCAGTACTACGCGATGCTCGGCACCCGCCGGATCTGGAAGGACGGCTGGAAGGCCGCCGCCATCCACGCGCCGCTCACCGGCCACGGCCGGTTCGACGAGGACCGCTGGGAGCTCTACCACGTGGCCGAGGACCGATCCGAGTCGAAGGATCTCGCCGCCGAGCATCCGGAGAAGCTGCAGGAGCTGATCGACGCCTGGTTCGAGGAGGCCGAGAAGAACAACGTGCTGCCGCTGGACGACCGCTCAGCCCGCGACCAGCTCACCATCGAGCGCCCGCAGGCCGAGCCGCCGCGCACCCGGTACATCTACTACCCCGATACCACGGCGGTGGCCGAGAGCGTCGCGGTGAACGTGCGCGGCCGGTCCTACAAGATCATCGCCGACGTCGTGCTCGAGGAGGGCGCCGAGGGCGTGCTGTTCGCACACGGCTCCCGGTTCGGCGGCCACTCGCTGTTCATCAAGGACAACAGGCTGAACTACGTGTACAACTTCCTCGGCATCCCGCCGGAGCAGACGTTCACGTCGGAGCCCCTGGCCCCGGGCAAGCACGCGCTGGGCGTGGAGTTCATCCGTGAGAGCGCGGGCGAGCACGGCGAGTCGATCGGCACCGCGAAGCTCTACGTCGACGACCAGGTCGCAGCCTCGGGCCCGATGCGCGCCCAGGTCGGCAAGTTCACGCTGGCCGGCGACGGACTGTGCATCGGCTACGACAGCGGCGATGCGGTCAGCGGACAGTACAGCGACGGCTTCCCGTTCACCGGCGGCAAGCTGCTCGGCGTGGGCGTGGACGTCAGCGAGGAGCAGTACCTCGACCTCGAACTCGAGGCTCTCGCCGCGCTCGCGCGCGAGTAG
- a CDS encoding dihydrodipicolinate synthase family protein: MGATGLTVLGVFGEASTLTARERAVVLRAAAEHTSLPIVVGVTSLATAPAIDEIEAARQAIGSRMVAAMVQVNSPRPEPVVQHLRRIHESTGVPVVLQDYPVASGVTITTEDLLRVVESCPFISAVKAEAPPTAAAIAKISAVTSASVFGGLGGQSLLDELAAGSAGAMTGFSVPEALVACVDAWFAGHADDAYRAFAPFLPLVNYEQQPRIALALRKDLFARRGFFTERTVRAPGSPFPEQLGPLASAHLVRAESLLGEKVG, translated from the coding sequence GTGGGCGCCACTGGCCTCACCGTGCTCGGAGTGTTCGGCGAGGCGAGCACCCTCACCGCCCGGGAGCGCGCAGTCGTCCTGCGCGCAGCGGCCGAGCACACGTCGCTGCCCATCGTCGTCGGGGTGACCTCGCTGGCGACGGCGCCCGCGATCGACGAGATCGAGGCGGCCCGTCAGGCGATCGGCTCGAGGATGGTCGCCGCCATGGTGCAGGTGAATTCGCCCCGACCGGAACCGGTCGTGCAACACCTCCGTCGGATCCACGAGAGCACCGGCGTTCCGGTGGTGCTGCAGGACTACCCCGTCGCCAGCGGCGTGACGATCACGACGGAGGACCTGCTGCGCGTCGTCGAGAGCTGCCCGTTCATCAGTGCAGTCAAGGCCGAGGCGCCGCCGACGGCCGCGGCGATCGCGAAGATCTCCGCGGTCACGTCGGCATCCGTGTTCGGCGGGCTCGGCGGACAGAGTCTGCTCGACGAACTCGCGGCAGGTTCCGCGGGTGCGATGACGGGATTCTCCGTTCCCGAGGCGCTGGTCGCCTGCGTCGACGCGTGGTTCGCCGGGCATGCTGACGATGCGTACCGTGCCTTCGCCCCCTTCCTGCCCCTGGTCAACTACGAACAGCAGCCGCGGATCGCTCTCGCGCTGCGCAAGGATCTGTTCGCACGACGAGGCTTCTTCACCGAGCGCACCGTGCGCGCTCCCGGTTCGCCGTTCCCGGAGCAACTCGGTCCGCTCGCCTCCGCGCATCTCGTGCGTGCGGAGTCGCTGCTCGGCGAGAAGGTGGGCTGA